In Ascaphus truei isolate aAscTru1 chromosome 2, aAscTru1.hap1, whole genome shotgun sequence, the genomic stretch CTCCATATTCCCTCAGACTTACTCCATAGATATCAATGGCTATATTCTTGTATATTCTGTCACTTCAACCAAAAGGTAACGGTATAAGCTTTGTTTTTGTAAGTGTTACTAGATTTGATAATAGATAATTAAAATTGCAGCGAGACCTTGTGTAATGTAAACATTGTAAATCATGCCAATAGAAATGTTATCAATACAAAGTAAGGCATCTTGTGTGGCGGTTTAATTTTATCCAGTTTTATGAAAACATGACAATTTTATGACGCACAAATACAGATTGTAAAGTTAACATTCAAAACTGTTAAACCCAACATGGGTGGGTGACGCAGTAATACTGGACAGTGCATGTGCTTTAATTAACATTTGTAGGTGGATATTTCCTGCATCTCAACAGTTCCCCAAAATCCAATTTTTCTCCTTGAATAACCCACAATTGGTGtaccttttattttatattttttgtgcgcAAGTGAAATGGGTACAAAGCTACCTATTTGCCTTGCTTGCTCTTTCATCACATCCAATCTGCCCCCTAACTATCTTCAGAAGCAAACTCATCTCATCGCATTTTATGATCTCCACCCCTCCGGTTAACCCCCTTCTATCCCCTCCCAACGCCCATTATCTCCCCTACCCTCACCACTTCCTAACACTTAGTCCCTCCAAAGTCACGCCCCCACTGTCGGACCCATCACCATACCACAGATGAGACTAAATCCAGAGACTTGACCCAACCCCTGCCCATCAACCAAGTAAGCGTTCTATGCATCTAatccataacctgaccataatgttcccaccacaGACATATTAACGATTACTCTATGCCCATCACCTTAGATGTTCCATATATAAACCCTTTATGATTGATTTGgacaagggcacacggatttgaatcaaACAAAACATATAATTTATTGTCATAGACTACAACGtttcggcctgctggcctttctcaagtAAAGTGGCTTTACTTAAGaagccagcaggctgaaatgttgcagtctattgcagcggtgcgcaaactggggggacgtGCCCCCCTCTCCAATGACTTGGCTCAAACGATGTAgtgggtcatgtgaccccgccaCGTCAGTTGAAGCGTGTTGCAATGGCAACACTGCgtcggcagagagcaggtaagtgagttggAGGCCTCactcctcccccggcatttaatttaaatgccatggggaagagcgcggggcctctgtaactgcccgcGGGAGGCCTCTGTCTCACCTGATCTCTGGCGGGTCTTCGGTGATGTGTCGCAATGCTGCGTCATGTGACGTAACGCTGCGTCATGTGACGTAACGCACATCAAATGACGTGGTGGGGTCACATATTACCCATGATGTAATTTGACGCCGAGTCATTGGGGTGCGAGCGCTGCGGCTCCCGAGCGCAgcgcaagaagtttgcgcacccctggtctatggCACAATAAAATATCTTTTttgattcaaatccgtgtgcccttgtccatcaatcatattggATACATTGGACAAAATGCAGGTCTTCGCTGGGGCCAAGGatcaccggtaaaagtatcattacttattattatttttttggtgtgCATAAAATACTCATCACTTTTCCATATATAAACCCTCCCATTGCTTTACTAATGTACAGTGCCCTcgataagggcgctatataaatgtaatgtatcgaaatatatattcaatatttGTAACACTTCCAGCACTTTTCTGTTCTCATGTATGTTACCATCTTATGAAGTTTCAGTTTTGAAATCTCTCAAGCATGTTTTTGTTTTCCCTCGTTAGTGTGTAGTTAAGTGCAGTTCTTTTCATACTGCACTTGCCATCTcacaatgaaataaataaaaatgtaattgtggATGGTAACATTTCTTGAAACAAGATGAACAAACCCTTTCCATCTTAGTACATGGATATTAAATTAGTTCAATACAAATAAGATTTATTTTACGGACTGACTTTGCCTACACTTGAATGCTGCACTTGGGCAATTAAAAGGTGAAACAAATTTTCCAACCACACTTGTAGTTACAGAATGTGATTGTGCAGTTTTGTTGTTGGTCTTGCTTCTGATCTGTATTTTAACGGACATTAACACGTTGTAGTATATTACACCCTCTGCCCTATCGGCTTTTCTTGGCTGACTAATCTGTGCTCTAATTGAGGTTCTATTCAGTAACATTTATTCTCCTTGAAATTTCCTATTGGGCAGAACTTGGCGGACAATGTCCGAATTGTAGTCGCTTCATAAGCTATTTACAGAGATTATACATGCAGTGCCAGAGACTTGGTACTTGGAGTACTCCACCTCCTAAATTTGGCCATCTTGTTTCACTGGGCCATCATAATTGTATTTCCTTGCATGGACAAAGATCAGACTAGCAAACACATTGCATTCCATTGATTTTAAAGAATTGTATCGTTAATTTTATCCAAGGCTTGCGCCATGTAGAACTTCCAGGTGTACCTAACAATTCTCGTAGATTAGAGGAGCTATATTAGGCCTTACAAGAGAAGTGCTTTATCATATTTGTCAAATGAGATTTACCAATACATTGgtaaaacaaatacaaaccaCGCCCACAACAGGATACAGTCCAATGAGTCCAATACGATTAAAAATCAAGTCTGTCCAAATCATTGATTCTCCATGGATTGGGTCCGTGACATGCGGATAGACAAAAAAGagaatcatagtgtatactgcataATATACTTAAATGATTTGCATAGGCGCCACAATACCTTAATTTTCAAcagtgtatttaaaaataataataataaaagaaaaaattggaaaaataaaaaatttatatATGAAATGTTACACAAAGGGATGCTTCTCAACCTTACCAGGGAAATGTGCTAAGATTTCCCACAAATGCAATTCTGGTTTGGAgttggaagggagcgatccaattgGGTACACCTCATGTgagtaaaaaacataaaaaagcaCTGATGCAATATGTAATCTTAAAGCATGTAAATGATACCAATATATGTACAGAACCTTTGTACTTGGTGTGAGTACATCTCTTACTACTTTTTGACATAAATCCAGTGAATTGCAATCTGCACTATTGGGCCGTTTTGTGTCTTCTGTTTTTCCATATACCCTGTTGGGAGCTGAATATCTGGAACAGTCCCCTTATGTGAAAGCAGAGTGGTGCCATTACACATCTGAAAGGAAGAACAACTATCTACATACCTCCTGGTTGTACTTTATTATTACCAACACTTCTGTATAAGTAATTCACTTCTATATAGACAAGTTGTTTGTAATCAACTATTGATTTTAAGATTACATATTGCATCAGTGCTTTTTCACGTTTTTTACTCACATGAGGTGTATACTGCATAATGACACAAagctacaaaaaacaaacaaaaaatacaaacatgaaacacagaagctGATATTATTAAACGAATTTAATGTAAAACACATAGGAGCCTGTTGCAGCGGAtcgtcaaggggttaaaacccaaaactaTACTTACAACAGGATGGGATAAAACAGCCTTGAACACCAGACAATGGCAGATGACTTTAAAGAGGGCGAGTCCTCCGTGGGCACTTGAATGGGCTGAAAAGGACCGCAAGCTCACTCCGCTATCCGGGGAGGCCCCAAGGTAGATGCGGGGATAAGCAGATGCCACTCGCACAGTCCTCTCGTCAGATGGGGATGTGACAAAACGCTGCACAGATCCAACTTCCTCCAGAGGCGGGACCTCCGACTGAATTGGCTGAATAGCGGAGTGAGCTTGCGGTCCTTTTCAGCCTATTCAAGTGCCCACGGAGGACTCGCCATCTTTAAAGTCATCTGCCACTGTCTGGTGTTCAACGATGTTTTTATTTTGTCCTGTTTAAGTAGGGTTTTGGATTTTAACCCCATGACGATCCGCTGCAACAGGCTCCTATGTGTTTTACATTAAATTAGTTTAATATCagcttctgtgtttcatgttttatgtttgtattttttgtttgttttttgtagctTTGTGTCATtatgcagtatacactatgattttctcTTGTCTATCCGCATGTCACGGACCCAATCCATGGAGAATCATCAATGATATGGACCgacttgatttttatttttaatcctaTTGGACTGTATCCTTTGTtgtgggcgctggtttgtatttgttttacTGTTCCTCTCTCTGGTGTTGTTTCTACCAGTTGATCCCTGGCTgcccgtttcatattttatttttatttatccttTGCGTATTTTATTGCATATTTTTTATAGTTTGTATTTACAATGATTAGTGCTTTAAGCACATTTCTTTTTGTGTTATAATACATTGGTAAATGAAATCCAGTTGATTGAATAAAATCACTCTCCAACTATCTGCTATATTAACTGTAAATTGTTTGGAATGGATATGACCCCTTCACTCCCTCTTTCCACCACATATAAATGTAGAAGATTGATCGGGCTACTTTTGGTAATTTTAGGATTGACCTGTATATTGGTACTCGAGCTACTCAATACCAAATGCAAGCAAAAATAAAATGATTCATTCATTAATGTAGTTATCATAGATTTGTACTCTTGTCATACTTTATTTACTGGAACTGCATTTGGGCTAATAACATAAATAGTATTAACTgcatttttcatttaaaaaaaaaaaagtattggcccgaatatagtgcgacctcgcacataatacgacccctACAGTTAAGGTGTTctgcatgaaaaataaaaggttaggctgcgcatataatagGAGTACAGTTTTTGGAAAGACATTTGTAggaaaaaacatagcactatattcaggccaataccGTATGTGCTGCAGTCACACAACACCATTCCACGTTGCTAGGCAGTACAAACATCATCTCAGAATTTCATGCTCGTAGTAAGGTAGAAGATATGAATGCACACAAGGTGATGCTTAAATGTCATTTTTATATGCAAGCATTTGCAATCCAGTAAAGGTATAATATTCTCTTCTAGCCCAATacaacttgtgtttgatactaAACGGTGATGCAGCACGCCTATGCGTGTAGGAAAACTGTGGATCTGTATATGctgatattttttgtttttaaatctctTTGCAGTTTTGAAGTGATTAAAGTTATCCATGAGAAATTGTTGGATATGGTTGGAAAAGTTCAGTAAGTTATAAatctccctttttttcccccactagTTTTGTTATTTTCCCGTGTTTGTTTGTACCATACTAATTTCTGTTTCTGGTTTGTGACAGGGTACCAATAATGTTGGTTGGCAACAAGAAAGACTTGCACATGGAAAGGTATGTGATCAATAGAAATGTCCAGCACACTAATCCTGATCTTTGAGTATGTGTTATGATGCCTTTTTGTTGGACCATCAAGTACTTATGTTACAAGCCTTCAAACCTCTCTGGGTCCTTTATAGGGTACAAATCTACTGTGTTCTTTTCAAAGTTTATTCATGTTATGTTTGTGTGTTTGCCTCCTCTGTGAGACTGCATCCTTATCTTTGTCCACAAAGAATCGCCTTTTTATTTAAGAAGTTGTAGTATCCTTTCTCCCTAACATTTATCTAAATCTGTTCTGTTTTTTAATCCAAGGAAACCAGTGGTACAGCATTCTTCCATAGGGAGACCATGAATCACTAGTTTATCCAGCACTGGATGTTACGCTGTCCCCCAAAACCCTATATGACCAACTCCTATTATGTTGGTATATTGTCACTTGCACATGCCCTGTTCTTTACCATGGTAACATCAGATTTAGAAAATTTGTATGTGTTTTTGGTTACCTTTTAGACTGTACTGGGCTATGGGGGAGCACCATTTTTACCTTCCCAGACATTCAATGTTGCCAACTCTCCTGAAAAGCACATATTTTAAAAGTAAAATctgttggaaagggcaagaagagatctcttaaaggTTAAAAATAACATTACTAAATACTAAACAAATGCTGTCGGTGTACACAATTGCCTTAATAGTACTTTTTGATGGCTTTCATTTAATCCTGTATCACCATGAACCACTAACAGGTAGAATATATCACATTTGTCATATCTTTCACAAGTGCAGAAGATGACATAACGAGTAAATGTTTTACTGCTCATAAATGCGTAGAAgtggaaaaaaaaataacactgaaGACTAAACTACACAAATATTAATATGGAAAACCAGTATCTCCCAGGTGTTTCTTTCCTAACAGCACTGTGATGAAAATCATGTCCATATATCAGAAAATTAGGAAAATAAAACTTGAGAATCAATAGTCAGTGTGCCAACAAATAAGTCCAATAATAATGACTGTGTGGGGTACAAGTCAAAACACACTATTTACATGAAAAAGTTGCATGAAGGATCAGGAAATGGTCAAAAAAGCAGTCAGGAGGGGTGTACCGTTTCAGGAATTGTATCCCATTGGCCCATTCCCACGTATGTTTGAAAAAAGCTGCACTACCCTGAATGTGTCCatttatacaaaaaatatatatcccaATGATCAGTAAAACATCTTTCACATATGAGTGCAGGTgaaatatatatcttatatattcgtgaaagcactgtatgcctgtctgcatcttcctgtgtccctacggacaatctgattgcacctttggcctgtcactccgcctcaggccatgcccgcccccgcacacctcattggtctgcggtccgcccccgcacaactctcattggtctgcggccaacaccactgccacactgtcccacccctcactgacctacaccactgacacactctcccaccactcactcactgagctttgggaacgcttgctagcacctaaccctcactgctctgagagatttgcacctaaccctcactgctctcaacccagaaaaccctgaccgcctgctaccacgacagaactgcacaatcaggtacacagtcttattgctttcagcactgcaacattccacaccctcacacaacaccacacacaccgcacgctcacacacctcttacggcctacactgccaacacacctccccttcacctcaccgcactctcatcctcacctctccaacggacaccgcaccccccccccccccccgaggcagcaGCGCTGTCtgattttctcccccccacacacccaaaaAACCCCACACACCCAaaacccccccacaccaccccaaaaaccccacacaccccccacccggcaacagcgctgtgtgatactCACATCACCAACGGACACTGCACGTGGCCGCAGCTGAggtctgtgaggtgcagggaggcagccaccgtgatcggccagaagggggacacatccgTCCCGTCCCCCCGGGGACAGCGCAACTCCGCGCCACTGACGCCTTCCCCCCTACCTCtacttctggccgccgccatcttagccacttggcgccgcgagggaggaagggggtccttcagcctgccgccatcttggccactcggcgccgcgaggcagcctgcctggccactgcctgttcccccgccggggaggggggtgacttaaagcgccggggagggggggcatgtgcGGAGGGGGGTAttaacccacccccctcccgaggcaacagcgctgtgtcatcccaacattaaccccctcccaaccccccccccccccccgaggcaacagcgctctgtgatcccaacattaaccccctacacccccccctccccccccccccaggcaacagcgctgtgtgatcccaacattagcccccccccaggcaacagcgctgtgtgatcccaacattaacccccccctcccccccgaggcaacagcgctctgtgatcccaacattaacccccccccccccccccaggcaacagcgctgtgtgatcccaacattccccccccacccccccaaaaccacacccccccccccccaaacccacactcaATACAATCAAAATTTCAACGTACGTCTACACCAACACACCCCCTCCGCTGGAAACACACCTCCCACCAATACTCACCtcttctttaaataaaaaaatttggaACACAATTAAAATTGAGCCGTCTGTGTCATTTATTGCACTAACACtcatctcacccacacacacccacacacccacacaacactcaccaACACAACACTCACCAACACAACACtacctcatccacacacacaaccaaccttcaccgtggtcacacacacactacacttaatATAATGCTAAATACCACGTGCATGCCAACATTCGCCTTCTACCACAACCAGCACGCACACACGCcatcagccacacacacacacacacacacaaacacacactcaacaaaccacaaacacactcaattcaCTGCACTCATCTTTTCTTTACATTAATTTCAACAACACACACTTCACCATTACTACTATCAAAAATTCACATAACCATCTTTCACCAACACTTTCCAACACTAACATTTTCACAACTAACaaccgtaacaactaacatacacttatCAAAATTGACCtcatacatgtgctttctactgttGTTGTTTTACAAATACACTTTTCacaaatattacataacattcacattAGCTTACAATtttacaatacaacatttacacatacttattcacacccCGGGCAACtgcgggtctctcagctagtgtatgtatgtatgtatgtatgtatgtatgtatgtatgtatgtatgtatgtatgtaagaggGTTTACAGGGATCCTCCCAATCACCTGCACCTAGTTAGTACAGAGCATAATTGTTTagctcaggggggcgcaaacttttttccctgcgcccccctgacggctgtcccctcgctcccgcgccccccccaaccccaacttacccgcgctccggcgtaatgacgtcacgttgccatagcaacgtgacgtcacatgacctcgcagcgtcattttgacgccgcgttgccatggcgacgccgggaggaagccgccggagccacgggtaagtatggtttacagaggccctgcatctcccccggcacttaatttaagtgccttcgggaagcgcgcggggcctctgtaaaccccgcgccccccgtcggcagtctcgcgccccccctgggggtcgcgccccacagattgcgcaccgctggtttagcTATTGGTAGTGCTGGCTGTCATTCTTTAACTGGTCTAACAAGTCGTTAAATAGACATATTGTATCTTTTTCTTTGTCCTTATCCCCAACCCTTCAGTATCCATGCTCTATTGCATGTTCACACTATCTATTGGCAACTTTGACTAATTGGCCATGCTGGGTCTGGGTGAAATATACTACAGCTATGGTTGAGTAACCAAGGATATGACtacatagccccccccccccccttcagttaATGATTTTGTAATTTCTCTTTTAAAAAAATAGAGTGATCAGCTATGAAGAAGGGAAGGCTGTGGCAGAATCATGGCATGCAGCCTTCTTGGAATCATCTGCTAAGGAGAATCAGGTATGCTCCAATTGCTTTGGTGATGAGCTAGTGTAGTGGCTTCATCGAGCAGTATTTCTTTTCTGATAAAGTGCTACATTGTTGGCAGCTCCGTGCAAAGGATTATATAGGCACAATGAAACACTTCCTCTGAAGTCTTCAAACGTTGAGGCATGGCATAAACCAAAATCACAttgcagagatagatagatatctatcatctatctctcCCAGCTTGAGGATTAATTGCCATGGcaccgtgatgtcacgtgaccccacggcgaTGCGTTGCCAAAAACAAGGTAAGGATAGTTGCCGAGGCCTCCCGTGATAActgggcatttaatttaaatgccttgaagagcatggggcctctgcaacagctgtccttaccccccccccccccccccccggtcaacAAGAGACTGTTGGGGAAAACATTTGTTTTCTATAAGGTGAGGGCTCTTCTGTTTTCCCAATATACCCACCCGAGTTCTGCTCTTTCACATCGGAAACTTACACTTCAGATATTTAAGCATCAATTCTGTATAGCACAGCAGCATTGCTATATCATAAGCTTAAGCCTATGCACACACATTTCTCTGGGGCACCCCCAATTGGTTATaataaatacaatttcagtggAATAAATGCTAATTCATACATGATGGCCCAAGATAGAGGACACATTCGGTGTGGTTCGTGTCCAGCATCCAGTTGTCATGTAGTAAGGGTTACTGTTTATTATGCTGCTCACAATTGAGCAACAAATATTTCTCGTTTTCTGCATCTTATTTAAAAATATACCATTGCTATAAAAAAAAGTGGCCTTTTGTGCAAACGTACATTTATACATTGTTCTATATTTTTCAGACTGTCTTTGTGCGTTTGAATATTTTTGggtttttttctcccctctccacagACTACTGTTGATGTTTTTAAGAGGATAATTTTGGAAGCAGAGAAAATTGATGGAGGAGGTTCACAAGGGAAGAACTCCTGCTCTGTTATGTAACTCCACTACACAACCTGCAAACACTGGGAATATATTCTACTTGAATAAGCAAACTACCCGTTCTACTTCAAAAACTAGGCTTTATTTCTGTTAaactaagttgtttttttttttttttttttttttttgttcccttcAGATTATGTTGAAAGCTGACTTCTGTGCAGATGGTTTCATTTCCATCTTCAAATTTTAAGCATTCGCATAAATTTTCAATTTGTATATCATAATTCTTAATATTATGGCCAAGAATTTTACTGGCATTAATTTTTCAGTGTAGTTTGTTTATAATATTGTAATCATACAAATGATATATATTGTTACATTACTCTTTACTTAACCAGGCTTGACCGTCGGTGTTTCATTGTTCAATGTAAACTTGTAAATAAAACAGCTGCAGACCTTACTGCttttcttgttttttcttttgtttttttatgttctGCATATTAAAATAACTGATTCAGGGACATACAGTAAGCATATTTGTATGTGGAATGGCTTAAATATTGATAAGGGCATTTAAGTTGGCAATTcacaaaataaagtattttatgctTTGACAAGGTAAATTCAAAGGATTAAGGTTTGGAAATTACCAGCTATCAAACATTTGGATGTTTTAGAAATGTCCATGTTTAAAATTGTCAAACCAATATAATTTTTGATTATTTAGACTAGAGCACCGTGATCTTTAATCGGACCAGTATCTTATCTGAAGCTGGAGAAAGTTGCCGGCAGTACTTCCCAAAggatattttttttcaatatcattaaTAGCCATTAATTTCACTGCATTACACAAAGTATAATGTAATTATGTTGGAGGTGAAGTCTTGTGTCCCCCTGCCAATTTTATTTTATGGAATTTCTGTATGGAGGATCTAAGTACTCTGTTTATTTCTTttggaaaaataatatattttgttcCTAGGCTTTATTTGCCTTTACACTTATGCTTAGTAAATTTCTAAAATGTTAAATGTTCTGCGCAGGGTACATTTACTTTGGAAACCTTCTACTCAAGTAAATCAACAGACATTGAAGACTGAAAATGTACGTGTCACGATTATTTCTCTTTGCATGAAGTCTAACATGCACCTGAATAAACATTCATTTAGGTAAACACTAAAGCAGACCATTGCTGC encodes the following:
- the RHEB gene encoding GTP-binding protein Rheb — translated: MPQPKSRKIAILGYRSVGKSSLTIQFVEGQFVDSYDPTIENTFTKLISVNGQDYHLQLVDTAGQDEYSIFPQTYSIDINGYILVYSVTSTKSFEVIKVIHEKLLDMVGKVQVPIMLVGNKKDLHMERVISYEEGKAVAESWHAAFLESSAKENQTTVDVFKRIILEAEKIDGGGSQGKNSCSVM